Proteins from one Cicer arietinum cultivar CDC Frontier isolate Library 1 chromosome 3, Cicar.CDCFrontier_v2.0, whole genome shotgun sequence genomic window:
- the LOC101500414 gene encoding FT-interacting protein 3: MQRPPPEDFLLKETKPHLGGGKVSGDKLTSTYDLVEQMQYLYVRVVKAKELPSKDVTGSCDPYVEVKLGNYKGTTRHFEKKTNPEWSQVFAFSKDRIQASVLEVTVKDKDVVKDDFIGRVWFDLNEVPKRVPPDSPLAPQWYRLEDRKGDKAKGELMLAVWMGTQADEAFPEAWHSDAATVSGTDALANIRSKVYLSPKLWYLRVNVIEAQDLQPSDKGRFPEVYVKAILGIQTLRTRISQSRSINPMWNEDLMFVAAEPFEEPLILSVEDRVAPNKEELLGKCVIPLQIMDRRLDHKPVNTRWFNIEKHVVIMEGDKKKEIKFASRIHMRVCLEGGYHVLDESTHHSSDLRPTAKQLWKSSIGVLEVGILSAQGLMPMKTSNGRGTTDAYCVAKYGQKWVRTRTIIDSFAPRWNEQYTWEVFDPCTVITIGVFDNCHLHGGGDKPGGQKDSKIGKVRIRLSTLETDRVYTHSYPLLVLHPTGVKKMGEIQLAVRFTCSSLLNMMHMYSNPLLPKMHYIHPLTVSQLDNLRHQATQIVSMRLSRAEPPLRKEVVEYMLDVGSHMWSMRRSKANFFRIMGVLSGIVAVGKWFDQICHWKNPITTILIHILFVILVMYPELILPTIFLYLFLIGIWYYRWRPRHPPHMDTRLSHADSAHPDELDEEFDTFPTTRPSDIVRMRYDRLRSIAGRIQTVVGDLATQGERLQSLLSWRDPRATALFVLFCLIAAIVLYVTPFQVVALLTGIYVLRHPRFRHKLPSVPLNFFRRLPARTDCML, encoded by the coding sequence ATGCAGAGGCCACCGCCAGAAGATTTTCTGTTGAAAGAGACAAAACCCCACCTTGGAGGTGGTAAGGTCTCTGGTGACAAGCTTACGAGTACATATGACCTTGTTGAGCAAATGCAGTATCTTTATGTGAGGGTTGTGAAAGCTAAGGAACTTCCTTCGAAGGATGTTACCGGAAGTTGTGACCCTTACGTTGAAGTCAAGCTTGGAAACTACAAAGGTACCACTAGGCATTTTGAGAAGAAAACTAATCCGGAATGGAGTCAGGTTTTTGCTTTCTCGAAAGACAGGATTCAGGCTTCGGTGCTTGAGGTTACTGTGAAAGATAAGGATGTTGTGAAGGACGATTTTATTGGTCGTGTTTGGTTTGACCTCAACGAGGTTCCGAAGAGGGTTCCTCCAGATAGTCCTCTTGCACCGCAGTGGTATAGATTGGAGGACAGAAAGGGTGATAAGGCGAAAGGGGAGCTTATGCTGGCTGTTTGGATGGGTACGCAAGCTGATGAAGCGTTCCCTGAGGCGTGGCACTCGGATGCGGCGACGGTTAGTGGGACTGATGCTCTTGCTAACATTAGGTCGAAGGTGTATTTGTCTCCTAAGCTTTGGTATTTGAGGGTTAATGTTATAGAGGCACAGGACTTGCAGCCATCGGATAAGGGAAGGTTCCCGGAGGTTTATGTGAAGGCTATTTTGGGAATTCAGACCTTGAGGACTAGAATCTCTCAGAGCAGGAGTATCAATCCAATGTGGAACGAGGATTTGATGTTTGTTGCTGCGGAACCGTTTGAGGAGCCGCTCATTTTGAGTGTGGAAGATAGGGTTGCTCCTAACAAAGAGGAACTACTGGGGAAGTGTGTTATTCCTTTACAGATAATGGATAGGAGACTAGATCACAAGCCTGTGAACACTCGGTGGTTCAATATTGAAAAGCATGTTGTTATTATGGAAGGTGATAAGAAGAAGGAAATAAAGTTTGCTAGCCGGATTCATATGAGGGTCTGTTTGGAAGGTGGTTATCATGTTTTGGATGAATCGACTCACCACAGCAGTGATCTTCGCCCAACAGCAAAACAGCTCTGGAAGTCCAGTATTGGAGTTCTTGAAGTGGGGATATTGAGTGCTCAGGGTTTGATGCCCATGAAAACAAGTAACGGGAGGGGGACAACGGATGCGTATTGTGTAGCTAAGTACGGGCAGAAGTGGGTGCGGACGAGAACCATCATCGATAGCTTTGCGCCGAGGTGGAATGAGCAGTATACTTGGGAGGTTTTTGATCCATGCACCGTCATTACAATAGGTGTATTTGATAATTGTCATTTGCACGGTGGCGGTGATAAGCCTGGAGGACAAAAAGATTCGAAAATTGGAAAGGTAAGAATCCGTCTTTCAACACTTGAGACAGATCGAGTCTATACACATTCGTATCCACTTCTAGTTCTTCATCCAACTGGGGTGAAGAAAATGGGAGAAATTCAATTGGCTGTAAGGTTTACTTGCTCTTCTTTGCTAAACATGATGCACATGTATTCAAATCCATTGTTGCCTAAGATGCATTACATTCACCCGTTAACTGTCAGCCAGCTTGACAATCTGAGGCATCAAGCCACTCAGATTGTTTCAATGAGGCTGAGTCGCGCTGAGCCGCCGCTGAGAAAGGAGGTTGTTGAATATATGCTGGATGTTGGTTCCCACATGTGGAGTATGAGAAGAAGCAAAGCCAACTTTTTCAGAATCATGGGAGTTTTGAGTGGAATAGTTGCGGTTGGAAAATGGTTTGACCAGATTTGCCATTGGAAAAACCCTATCACAACAATTCTGATTCATATCTTGTTTGTAATACTTGTTATGTATCCTGAGCTTATCTTACCAACTATTTTCCTTTACCTCTTTTTGATTGGAATTTGGTACTATAGATGGAGGCCAAGGCACCCTCCTCACATGGACACACGACTCTCCCACGCGGATTCCGCTCACCCTGATGAACTAGACGAAGAATTCGACACATTTCCAACTACAAGACCTTCTGATATTGTGAGGATGCGATACGATCGGCTTAGAAGTATTGCTGGGAGGATACAAACTGTGGTGGGTGATTTGGCAACTCAAGGTGAAAGGCTGCAGTCTTTGCTGAGCTGGAGAGATCCAAGAGCTACTGCCTTGTTTGTGCTTTTCTGTTTGATTGCTGCTATTGTACTTTATGTAACTCCATTCCAAGTTGTGGCGCTTCTCACCGGAATTTATGTGTTGCGACATCCGAGGTTTCGTCACAAGCTTCCTTCAGTGCCGCTAAATTTCTTCCGGAGGTTGCCTGCAAGAACTGATTGCATGCTTTGA